A DNA window from Fragaria vesca subsp. vesca linkage group LG3, FraVesHawaii_1.0, whole genome shotgun sequence contains the following coding sequences:
- the LOC101311450 gene encoding probable leucine-rich repeat receptor-like serine/threonine-protein kinase At3g14840-like: MKMSCSFFSSSQLLVVLPLLLVFSATLAFGATRLPEDEVEALKDVAKSLRKTNWNFSEDIDPCGSAYGWANLNPVEGFEDAVTCNCSSVPNSTVCHVTSMYASLTLRQLYIYIRFAGTEPVIESGLG; encoded by the exons ATGAAAATGAGCTGCTCATTCTTTTCCTCCTCCCAGCTTCTTGTTGTTCTGCCTCTTTTGCTAGTTTTCTCTGCAACTCTTGCTTTCGGAGCTACTCGGTTACCAGAAGATGAAG TTGAAGCTTTAAAGGACGTAGCAAAGAGTCTGCGGAAGACGAACTGGAATTTCAGTGAGGATATCGATCCCTGTGGCAGCGCTTATGGGTGGGCTAATCTGAATCCGGTGGAAGGATTTGAAGATGCCGTCACCTGCAACTGCTCCTCGGTTCCCAATTCTACTGTCTGCCACGTCACAAGCATGTATGCATCACTTACTCTTAGACAACTATATATATACATACGTTTTGCAGGGACGGAACCAGTAATCGAAAGTGGGTTGGGCTAA
- the LOC101292685 gene encoding uncharacterized protein LOC101292685 encodes MNNTCISLKNGLTLPTLFLLLLHNSATPSPTSNPPSSTFNPPTPIQALSSDSLRLSVLQSHRRSVASPVVSGASTGSGQYFVHLRLGSPPQPLLLVADTGSDLVWLRCSACKSCSRRLPGSAFLARHSSTFSPFRVLPPPLPKVRWFMLTTLVVGFFLAEVGDGFVEVGRGVWKRMRLGLGVEGGQRGGGSRKRGLGWGLGRVECGGGAVGGRAGSCRVVKKKKKGSWESETIFE; translated from the coding sequence ATGAATAACACGTGTATCTCACTTAAAAATGGTCTCACTCTCCCAACTCTCTTTCTTCTTCTTCTTCACAACTCTGCAACTCCCAGCCCTACCTCCAACCCCCCCTCCTCCACATTCAACCCCCCAACCCCCATCCAAGCCCTCTCTTCCGACTCCCTCCGCCTCTCTGTCCTCCAGTCCCACCGCCGCTCCGTCGCCTCCCCCGTTGTCTCCGGCGCCTCCACCGGCTCCGGCCAGTACTTCGTCCACCTCCGCCTCGGTTCCCCTCCGCAGCCCCTCCTCCTCGTCGCCGACACAGGCAGCGACCTCGTCTGGCTCCGCTGCTCCGCCTGCAAATCCTGCTCCCGCCGCCTCCCCGGCTCCGCCTTTCTCGCCCGCCACTCCTCCACATTCTCCCCCTTCCGAGTGCTTCCGCCTCCGCTGCCCAAAGTGCGGTGGTTCATGCTGACGACATTGGTGGTGGGTTTTTTTTTGGCTGAGGTTGGTGATGGGTTTGTGGAGGTTGGAAGAGGGGTGTGGAAGAGGATGAGGTTGGGTTTAGGAGTGGAGGGAGGACAGAGAGGCGGAGGGAGTCGGAAGAGAGGGCTTGGGTGGGGGTTGGGGAGGGTTGAATGTGGAGGAGGGGCGGTTGGAGGTAGGGCTGGGAGTTGCAGAGTTGTGAAGAAGAAGAAGAAAGGGAGTTGGGAGAGTGAGACCATTTTTGAGTGA